The genomic window GTACGGCAACCTCGGCCGGCTCGCCCCGGTGAAGGCCCAGCGGCCCGGGATGCAGATCGCCGTCGGCGGCTGCCTCGCCCAGAAGGACCGCGACACCATCGTCAAGAAGGCCCCCTGGGTCGACGTCGTCTTCGGTACGCACAACATCGGCAAGCTCCCGGTACTGCTGGAGCGCGCCCGCGTCCTGGAAGAGGCGCAGGTCGAGATCGCCGAGTCGCTGGAGGCGTTCCCCTCCACCCTGCCGACGCGCCGCGAGAGCGCGTACGCCGCGTGGGTCTCCATCTCCGTCGGGTGCAACAACACCTGCACGTTCTGCATCGTCCCCGCGCTGCGCGGCAAGGAGAAGGACCGCCGGCCCGGCGACATCCTCGCCGAGGTCGAGGCGCTGGTCGCCGAGGGCGTCTGCGAGATCACGCTGCTCGGTCAGAACGTCAACGCGTACGGCTCCGACATCGGCGACCGCGAGGCGTTCAGCAAGCTGCTGCGGGCCTGCGGAGCGATCGAGGGACTGGAGCGGGTCCGCTTCACCTCGCCGCACCCGCGCGACTTCACCGACGACGTCATCGCGGCGATGGCCGAGACGCCGAACGTGATGCCGCAGCTGCACATGCCGCTGCAGTCCGGTTCCGACACGGTCCTCAAGGCGATGCGCCGCTCGTACCGGCAGGAGCGCTACCTCGGCATCATCGAGAAGGTCCGCGCCGCGATCCCGCACGCCGCGATCTCGACCGACATCATCGTGGGCTTTCCCGGCGAGACCGAGGAGGACTTCGAGCACACCATGCACGTCGTGCGCGAGGCGCGCTTCGCGCAGGCCTTCACCTTCCAGTACTCCAAGCGGCCCGGCACGCCGGCGGCCGAGATGGACGGGCAGATCCCCAAGGACGTCGTGCAGGCGCGCTACGAGCGGCTCGTCGCGCTCCAGGAGGAGATCTCCTGGGAGGAGAACAAGAAGCAGGTCGGCCGCACCCTGGAGGTCATGGTCGCGGAGGGCGAGGGCCGCAAGGACGGTGCCACCCACCGGCTCTCCGGCCGCGCCCCCGACAACCGCCTGGTGCACTTCACCAAGCCCGAGGCCGAGGTGCGCCCCGGCGAC from Streptomyces formicae includes these protein-coding regions:
- the miaB gene encoding tRNA (N6-isopentenyl adenosine(37)-C2)-methylthiotransferase MiaB gives rise to the protein MTSSYRSQAVDEHRTYAIRTYGCQMNVHDSERLSGLLEGAGYVRAPEGAGEGGADVVVFNTCAVRENADNRLYGNLGRLAPVKAQRPGMQIAVGGCLAQKDRDTIVKKAPWVDVVFGTHNIGKLPVLLERARVLEEAQVEIAESLEAFPSTLPTRRESAYAAWVSISVGCNNTCTFCIVPALRGKEKDRRPGDILAEVEALVAEGVCEITLLGQNVNAYGSDIGDREAFSKLLRACGAIEGLERVRFTSPHPRDFTDDVIAAMAETPNVMPQLHMPLQSGSDTVLKAMRRSYRQERYLGIIEKVRAAIPHAAISTDIIVGFPGETEEDFEHTMHVVREARFAQAFTFQYSKRPGTPAAEMDGQIPKDVVQARYERLVALQEEISWEENKKQVGRTLEVMVAEGEGRKDGATHRLSGRAPDNRLVHFTKPEAEVRPGDVVTVEITYAAPHHLLAEGPTTVVRRTRAGDAWEKRNAAPAQPAGVMLGIPTMGVPAPLPAPTGGCSAVG